In one window of Bifidobacterium sp. WK041_4_12 DNA:
- a CDS encoding GNAT family N-acetyltransferase, protein MSCNPQQSAIQYRFAKPKELHAIVDLVSRSFLEYPLFSFVFRDAFSSQADYLKFIETLFSMYIRSIGRKNDCLVGVQNGTIVSMALVEKPKNRHVGLLNNIVSGGWRLPMQVGVRRLIDFSRICNETEKDCFARYSDAWYVELLAVKSDCRGQQLGSRMIHDCLIPYVRQRGGTEITLMTNTEPNRRFYVKNGFTEFLSQMVERNGITVGNWSYYMSLDDPTPAR, encoded by the coding sequence ATGTCTTGTAACCCACAGCAGTCAGCCATTCAATATCGATTCGCCAAACCCAAGGAATTGCATGCGATAGTCGATCTGGTTTCTCGATCATTCCTGGAATATCCATTATTCAGTTTCGTTTTTCGAGATGCGTTCAGCAGCCAAGCTGACTATCTCAAGTTCATTGAAACACTCTTCAGCATGTATATCCGCTCAATCGGGCGTAAGAACGACTGTCTCGTTGGCGTGCAGAACGGAACCATCGTCTCTATGGCGTTGGTGGAGAAACCGAAAAACCGACACGTTGGATTGCTGAATAACATTGTCTCCGGTGGATGGCGTCTGCCGATGCAGGTGGGCGTGAGACGACTGATTGACTTTTCAAGAATATGCAATGAGACCGAGAAAGACTGCTTCGCCAGATATTCTGACGCATGGTATGTTGAGCTGCTTGCCGTCAAGAGTGACTGCAGAGGCCAGCAACTTGGAAGTCGCATGATTCATGACTGTCTGATTCCTTACGTCAGACAACGTGGAGGAACAGAGATAACGCTGATGACCAACACCGAGCCGAATCGAAGGTTCTATGTCAAGAATGGCTTTACCGAGTTTTTGAGCCAAATGGTGGAACGCAACGGCATAACCGTTGGGAATTGGAGCTATTACATGAGCTTGGACGATCCAACACCTGCTCGCTAG
- a CDS encoding very short patch repair endonuclease produces MTTKRVAATQSQFPRGSRSYIMSRIRGRDTKPEIMVRRYLFSRGLRFRKNDPRYPGKPDVVLPKYHTAIFINGCFWHHHQGCRYATTPKSNVEFWTQKFLRNQHRDTAEVTALTQLGWHVIVVWECELKKPVCAERLAQLYEEISQGKQ; encoded by the coding sequence ATGACTACAAAGCGCGTTGCGGCAACACAGAGCCAGTTTCCCCGGGGATCTCGCAGTTACATCATGTCCCGCATTCGCGGACGAGACACCAAGCCCGAAATCATGGTTCGCAGGTATCTGTTCTCTCGGGGTCTGCGATTTCGAAAGAACGATCCGCGATATCCTGGAAAGCCAGATGTGGTGCTGCCGAAATATCATACGGCCATCTTCATCAATGGCTGCTTCTGGCATCACCATCAGGGATGCCGCTATGCAACGACACCTAAGTCAAACGTTGAATTTTGGACTCAAAAATTCTTGCGTAACCAGCACCGCGATACAGCAGAGGTGACAGCCCTTACCCAGCTCGGGTGGCATGTGATAGTCGTGTGGGAATGCGAGTTAAAGAAGCCGGTATGCGCCGAACGCCTTGCACAGCTGTACGAAGAAATTTCACAAGGCAAGCAATAG
- a CDS encoding MFS transporter: MSTPNKSFETRPSEAVEPSMTEAPGAGAASTAVAGSNFSADDSPLNEFGERRFVNKLSWFGPLNLVTVLAFTIPTAATASLFSFMYTVVLSEAKANSAIGITNIFGAFSGAVFAVLIGYLSDRTRTRLGRRNPWIIFGTILATIGLFGLALANYSMIWMVVIFFCIFQAGLNTFYAAYTALLPDRVHSALLGRASAYSGFGSLAGTALGSILTQVLVGLFGAANLKAGFFTLPWLMIVIAIVIVIVLPGADMHTKHGTPTTEQHAEGVKSPFRIPKDRDFWLAYFGRFAIVLGVMLILQTATQIMRYHLGLSVKDAASVGAVAGLLMAAAGAISSLFAGFISDKIGKRKPLIAFTVAFFIIGAALLAFSSSVIVYYVYTICAALSYGSFQAIDQALMVEVLPDKEHVAQDMGMLGTTNTLTGVIAGGMGALVIGVFGYEMLFVIAGILALIGILIFIPIKRVK; this comes from the coding sequence ATGTCAACGCCAAATAAGTCCTTTGAAACGCGGCCATCAGAGGCTGTTGAACCATCGATGACGGAAGCACCCGGTGCCGGGGCAGCGTCAACAGCAGTTGCGGGGAGCAATTTCTCTGCAGACGATTCCCCGCTCAACGAGTTTGGAGAGCGACGATTCGTCAACAAACTCAGCTGGTTCGGCCCGCTGAATCTTGTTACGGTCCTAGCCTTCACCATTCCAACGGCGGCAACCGCCTCCCTGTTTTCGTTCATGTATACCGTGGTGCTCTCCGAAGCCAAGGCCAATTCCGCAATCGGCATCACCAACATCTTCGGAGCATTTTCAGGAGCGGTCTTCGCTGTACTGATTGGCTATCTCTCTGATCGGACCAGAACGCGTCTGGGCAGAAGAAATCCTTGGATCATCTTCGGAACGATACTTGCAACCATCGGCCTGTTCGGACTTGCACTGGCCAATTATTCAATGATCTGGATGGTCGTAATCTTCTTCTGCATCTTCCAGGCGGGACTCAACACCTTCTATGCCGCATACACGGCCCTGCTCCCAGATCGCGTGCATTCTGCACTGCTTGGCCGCGCCTCAGCCTATTCAGGTTTTGGCAGTCTCGCAGGCACCGCACTCGGTTCAATCCTGACTCAGGTTTTGGTTGGACTGTTCGGCGCTGCCAATCTCAAGGCGGGCTTCTTCACCTTGCCGTGGCTGATGATCGTCATTGCTATAGTCATCGTCATCGTTCTTCCTGGAGCAGACATGCACACCAAGCATGGCACACCGACGACAGAACAGCATGCCGAAGGTGTCAAGTCACCATTCCGCATTCCTAAGGATCGTGATTTCTGGCTCGCTTATTTCGGCCGATTCGCCATCGTGCTTGGCGTGATGTTGATTCTGCAGACGGCAACCCAGATCATGCGTTACCATTTGGGACTCAGCGTCAAGGATGCGGCATCTGTCGGTGCGGTCGCAGGTTTGCTGATGGCTGCTGCAGGGGCCATTTCCTCCCTGTTTGCAGGCTTCATCTCCGATAAGATCGGCAAAAGAAAGCCACTCATTGCCTTCACGGTCGCCTTTTTCATCATCGGTGCAGCATTGCTTGCATTCAGCAGCAGCGTGATCGTCTACTACGTGTACACCATCTGTGCAGCGCTCTCCTACGGCAGCTTCCAAGCCATCGATCAGGCTCTTATGGTCGAGGTTCTTCCCGACAAGGAGCATGTGGCACAAGACATGGGCATGCTGGGAACAACCAACACGCTTACCGGTGTGATTGCAGGCGGTATGGGTGCCTTGGTAATTGGCGTATTCGGCTATGAGATGTTGTTTGTTATTGCGGGTATCCTCGCACTCATTGGGATTCTCATATTCATCCCCATCAAGCGAGTCAAATAG
- a CDS encoding TetR/AcrR family transcriptional regulator has protein sequence MSKIVNHSARRLEIVDACLRVVSRVGLSGATTREIAKEAGVSHGIISHYFNGKNEILRAALERSYQQLAEHIDANLNGLSGTEALQQAIYDALPVDEEGRIGEQIELAFWAYAIGNPELAEERWRSYTEWKRALELLIKGAQAQEHLDGPDPALVAETIISTLDGLGAQVAIYPDRISPERMVEIMNATLAGFGFATSNNA, from the coding sequence ATGAGCAAGATCGTCAATCACTCGGCTCGCCGCCTTGAAATCGTCGACGCATGCCTCAGGGTGGTATCGCGAGTTGGTCTTTCAGGAGCGACGACACGAGAAATCGCAAAAGAGGCCGGGGTCTCACACGGAATCATCTCTCATTATTTCAATGGAAAGAACGAAATACTGCGAGCCGCACTTGAACGTTCATATCAACAGCTCGCCGAACACATAGATGCGAATCTCAATGGGCTCTCAGGTACCGAGGCGCTGCAGCAAGCCATCTATGACGCTCTCCCAGTTGACGAGGAAGGCAGAATCGGAGAGCAGATAGAGCTCGCATTCTGGGCATATGCGATAGGAAATCCAGAGTTGGCCGAAGAGCGTTGGCGTTCATACACCGAGTGGAAACGCGCACTTGAACTCCTGATCAAAGGCGCACAGGCTCAGGAACATCTTGACGGTCCAGACCCGGCTCTTGTTGCAGAAACGATCATCTCGACGCTTGATGGGCTTGGCGCGCAGGTCGCGATATACCCTGACCGCATCTCCCCGGAGCGCATGGTCGAGATCATGAACGCCACACTTGCCGGTTTCGGATTCGCTACTAGCAACAACGCATGA
- a CDS encoding alpha/beta fold hydrolase, with amino-acid sequence MPELGSQTASRGETDERRFIDALPPAEPLASDLSNGTVQTVAVRCSWGGELTASVTPNYTTAKHVSLFVPGFTGSKEDFLSFFPHLIDAAQPSESRAFMAFSQRGQADSARPAGDNDYALEDFVHDAQEVLVRIGADKRPVDVIGHSFGGIVARRLALASPSLVRSLTLLSSGAKPIAQTSQAKAWLQTLRTFGSTIIYKSKFPKLGDEPQQDPDIEMYRVRAHRTSLHNLLSIAAILADYDDVTDALHAAGIPVSIMFGEDDPVWPHDTYNNEAERLGITPVTFPGAGHSAQIDTPDALAQALCNFWSKVGE; translated from the coding sequence ATGCCAGAACTCGGAAGCCAAACTGCAAGCCGTGGCGAAACAGACGAGCGACGCTTCATCGATGCATTGCCGCCAGCCGAACCACTGGCTTCGGACTTAAGCAACGGTACCGTGCAAACCGTTGCCGTCCGCTGCAGTTGGGGCGGCGAATTAACGGCTTCAGTGACGCCAAATTACACGACTGCCAAGCATGTTTCATTGTTTGTGCCCGGATTCACCGGTTCGAAAGAGGATTTTCTTTCGTTCTTCCCACATCTGATAGACGCGGCACAACCGTCGGAATCTCGAGCATTCATGGCATTCAGCCAACGGGGTCAGGCGGACTCTGCGCGACCTGCGGGCGATAATGATTATGCGCTTGAGGACTTTGTGCACGATGCGCAGGAAGTCCTCGTCCGCATCGGTGCCGACAAGCGCCCAGTCGACGTGATCGGTCATAGCTTTGGTGGGATTGTCGCCAGACGCTTGGCTCTGGCCAGTCCCTCACTCGTGCGCTCACTGACATTGCTGTCGAGCGGAGCGAAGCCGATTGCTCAGACGTCCCAGGCCAAGGCATGGTTGCAGACTCTGCGCACATTCGGCTCGACCATAATCTACAAGTCCAAGTTCCCCAAGCTTGGCGACGAGCCACAGCAGGATCCTGACATTGAAATGTACCGGGTTCGAGCACATCGAACTTCATTGCATAACCTGCTCTCAATCGCCGCGATTTTGGCCGATTATGACGATGTGACCGATGCGCTTCACGCTGCTGGGATACCAGTTTCCATCATGTTTGGCGAGGATGACCCCGTATGGCCACACGACACCTATAACAACGAAGCAGAGCGCCTCGGAATCACACCCGTCACCTTCCCAGGGGCTGGGCATAGCGCCCAAATCGATACGCCCGACGCGCTGGCTCAGGCACTCTGCAACTTCTGGTCAAAGGTGGGTGAGTGA
- a CDS encoding dimethylarginine dimethylaminohydrolase family protein produces the protein MIHIANPSDIGELREAIVGPYKTYSWWSLIWGSLRYPDLANLRYVENNAVRVPNHDIARRQHDKFVQTLIDSGVKVHTLASLPDVDVQLYPRDIAFAVDDTIFLSRSRDPIRKKEQRALEPYLKEFSKVERIESGHIEGGDVIVTDDVVFVGLSEVTNLQGISALRESFSHAGIDRDIVPIEFSGRGVVHLDTKFTMVGPKLGYIHSSSLTPYSRSQIASRFELIEANDVEARSLMVNTVALAPDRIIIDSRARRLADALRTHDVEPVPLDFSEVTKFPGGFRCATLPLRRDKAK, from the coding sequence ATGATTCACATTGCAAACCCCAGCGATATCGGTGAACTGCGAGAGGCGATCGTCGGACCGTACAAGACATACAGCTGGTGGAGTCTGATCTGGGGATCATTGCGCTATCCGGATCTCGCCAATCTTCGATATGTGGAAAACAACGCCGTTCGCGTGCCGAACCATGACATTGCTCGTCGCCAGCATGACAAGTTCGTGCAGACTCTGATCGATTCGGGAGTGAAGGTCCATACGCTTGCCTCTTTGCCGGATGTGGATGTTCAGTTGTATCCGAGAGACATTGCTTTCGCCGTCGATGATACGATCTTTCTCTCGCGTTCGCGCGATCCCATCAGGAAGAAGGAGCAGCGGGCTCTTGAACCCTATCTGAAGGAATTTTCGAAAGTCGAGAGAATCGAATCCGGTCATATCGAAGGCGGCGATGTGATCGTGACTGACGATGTCGTTTTCGTCGGGCTGAGCGAGGTGACCAATCTCCAGGGAATCAGCGCGCTGAGAGAAAGTTTCTCTCACGCTGGCATCGACAGGGACATAGTTCCGATTGAGTTCTCTGGCAGGGGCGTGGTGCATCTCGATACAAAGTTCACGATGGTCGGACCGAAACTGGGGTATATCCACTCCTCGTCATTGACCCCATATTCACGCAGCCAGATCGCTTCTCGCTTCGAACTCATCGAAGCGAACGATGTGGAAGCGCGATCGCTGATGGTCAACACCGTTGCCCTTGCCCCTGATCGCATCATCATCGATTCGCGTGCACGCCGATTGGCCGATGCCCTGCGCACTCATGATGTGGAGCCAGTTCCGTTGGACTTCTCGGAAGTCACCAAGTTCCCTGGCGGATTTCGCTGCGCCACGCTTCCTCTCCGCAGGGATAAGGCCAAATAG